The following coding sequences lie in one Phalacrocorax aristotelis chromosome 2, bGulAri2.1, whole genome shotgun sequence genomic window:
- the PCMTD1 gene encoding protein-L-isoaspartate O-methyltransferase domain-containing protein 1 isoform X3: protein MKILLKVGGILVMPIEDQISKGFTKLTQILRTGQNTWESKNILAVSFAPLVQPNRNDNGKHDTVGLPPCAVRNLQDLARIYIRRTLRNFINEEMKAKGIAQKAPPKRKRRRCRRRRINTYVFVGNQLIPQPLDSEEDERMEDDNKEEEDKDHSEALKPEEPPRNLLREKIMSLPLPESLKAYLTYYREK, encoded by the exons ATGAAAATTTTATTGAAAGTTGGAGGCATTTTAGTAATGCCTATAGAAGATCAG ATCTCAAAAGGCTTTACAAAG CTAACACAAATTTTGAGAACGGGACAGAACACATGGGAAAGTAAAAACATCCTTGCTGTTTCATTTGCTCCACTAGTGCAACCAAACAGAAATGACAATGGCAAACATGATACTGTGGGACTGC CTCCATGTGCTGTTAGGAATCTCCAGGACCTAGCTCGAATATATATCAGACGCACCCTCAGAAACTTCATAAATGAGGAGATGAAAGCCAAGGGTATTGCTCAGAAGGCTCCTCCGAAACGAAAACGCAGGAGATGTCGTAGACGCAGGATTAACACCTACGTGTTTGTTGGTAATCAGCTCATTCCTCAGCCTCTAGATAGTGAAGAAGATGAAAGAATGGAAGATGATaacaaagaggaggaggataaagATCACAGTGAGGCCCTGAAGCCAGAAGAGCCTCCTCGAAATCTCTTGAGAGAGAAAATTATGAGTCTACCATTACCTGAATCTTTAAAAGCATACTTGACCTATTACAGAGAGAAGTAA
- the PCMTD1 gene encoding protein-L-isoaspartate O-methyltransferase domain-containing protein 1 isoform X4, whose translation MKILLKVGGILVMPIEDQLTQILRTGQNTWESKNILAVSFAPLVQPNRNDNGKHDTVGLPPCAVRNLQDLARIYIRRTLRNFINEEMKAKGIAQKAPPKRKRRRCRRRRINTYVFVGNQLIPQPLDSEEDERMEDDNKEEEDKDHSEALKPEEPPRNLLREKIMSLPLPESLKAYLTYYREK comes from the exons ATGAAAATTTTATTGAAAGTTGGAGGCATTTTAGTAATGCCTATAGAAGATCAG CTAACACAAATTTTGAGAACGGGACAGAACACATGGGAAAGTAAAAACATCCTTGCTGTTTCATTTGCTCCACTAGTGCAACCAAACAGAAATGACAATGGCAAACATGATACTGTGGGACTGC CTCCATGTGCTGTTAGGAATCTCCAGGACCTAGCTCGAATATATATCAGACGCACCCTCAGAAACTTCATAAATGAGGAGATGAAAGCCAAGGGTATTGCTCAGAAGGCTCCTCCGAAACGAAAACGCAGGAGATGTCGTAGACGCAGGATTAACACCTACGTGTTTGTTGGTAATCAGCTCATTCCTCAGCCTCTAGATAGTGAAGAAGATGAAAGAATGGAAGATGATaacaaagaggaggaggataaagATCACAGTGAGGCCCTGAAGCCAGAAGAGCCTCCTCGAAATCTCTTGAGAGAGAAAATTATGAGTCTACCATTACCTGAATCTTTAAAAGCATACTTGACCTATTACAGAGAGAAGTAA